The Endozoicomonas montiporae CL-33 genome contains a region encoding:
- the trmJ gene encoding tRNA (cytosine(32)/uridine(32)-2'-O)-methyltransferase TrmJ: protein MNDSVVNEPAVNGSLALDNISIVLINTTHPGNIGAAARAMKAMGLSKLVLVGPADFPSGHATALASGADDILANAKVVETLDEALAGCEFVVGTSARVRGVSLDLVEPKACASQILDEAEQAQVALVFGREDRGMTNEELRRCHLQVHIPTNPDFSSLNLGAAVQVMAYELRMTHLARQGGVEVPKTKQMTHASQDDMERFYQHLYETLVQIGFLEYSSHEKIMAKLRRLYGRIRPDRVELSILRGILSETGKFAKESSEHSSTDA, encoded by the coding sequence GTGAACGACTCCGTTGTGAACGAGCCGGCAGTAAACGGCTCGCTGGCTCTCGATAATATTTCCATTGTCCTGATTAATACCACTCATCCCGGTAATATCGGTGCGGCTGCCCGGGCTATGAAGGCGATGGGGCTCAGCAAGCTGGTACTCGTCGGGCCGGCCGATTTTCCTTCCGGTCATGCCACTGCTCTGGCATCCGGTGCGGACGATATTCTTGCCAATGCAAAAGTGGTTGAGACGTTGGATGAGGCGCTGGCCGGTTGTGAGTTTGTTGTGGGCACCAGTGCCCGTGTGCGTGGTGTGTCGCTGGACCTGGTTGAGCCGAAGGCGTGTGCCAGTCAGATTCTGGATGAAGCCGAACAGGCGCAGGTGGCGCTGGTATTTGGCCGGGAAGACCGGGGGATGACTAACGAAGAGTTAAGGCGTTGTCATTTGCAGGTGCATATTCCAACCAATCCTGACTTTAGCTCCTTGAATCTGGGAGCGGCGGTTCAGGTAATGGCTTATGAGTTGCGGATGACGCATCTGGCTCGTCAGGGGGGTGTTGAGGTGCCCAAAACCAAACAGATGACGCATGCTTCTCAGGACGATATGGAGCGGTTTTATCAGCATCTTTATGAAACACTCGTACAAATAGGCTTTCTTGAGTACAGCAGTCATGAGAAGATCATGGCGAAATTGAGACGACTGTACGGACGCATTCGTCCGGATCGGGTGGAGCTGAGCATCCTGCGCGGCATTCTGTCCGAAACCGGTAAATTTGCGAAGGAATCTTCAGAACACTCTTCAACAGATGCATAG
- the cysE gene encoding serine O-acetyltransferase, translated as MFERLKEDIRTVMQRDPAARGTFEVVTNYPGLHALLMHRVAHRLWNAGFCWLGRSLSTFSRWFTGIEIHPGATIGRRFFIDHGMGVVIGETAIIHDDVTLYHGATLGGTSPNKGKDHPVNQGKRHPTLANNVVVGAGAKILGPFTVGEGAKVGSNAVVVKEVPPRATVVGIPGRIVEKRTEIDSRRQQMAEKIGFDAYAVTEDMPDPTSNAITAMLDHLHAMDDRMLEICKVLEDRELCGDMNPIPELKDEDFASLKSREQAEA; from the coding sequence ATGTTTGAGCGACTCAAAGAAGACATCAGAACCGTCATGCAGCGTGACCCTGCCGCCAGAGGGACGTTTGAAGTGGTGACGAATTATCCCGGTTTGCACGCGCTGTTGATGCACCGCGTTGCCCACAGATTGTGGAATGCCGGGTTCTGTTGGCTGGGTCGCAGCCTTTCAACGTTCAGTCGCTGGTTTACCGGTATTGAAATTCACCCCGGGGCGACCATCGGGCGACGCTTCTTTATTGACCATGGTATGGGGGTGGTGATTGGTGAAACCGCGATTATTCACGACGATGTCACCCTGTACCACGGAGCAACGCTGGGCGGTACCTCGCCCAATAAAGGCAAGGATCATCCGGTCAATCAGGGTAAGCGGCATCCGACACTGGCCAATAACGTAGTAGTGGGTGCCGGTGCCAAGATTCTCGGGCCTTTTACCGTCGGTGAGGGGGCTAAGGTTGGATCAAACGCTGTGGTGGTAAAAGAGGTGCCACCGCGTGCGACTGTTGTCGGCATTCCCGGGCGCATTGTTGAGAAACGCACGGAAATCGATTCCCGCCGCCAGCAAATGGCTGAAAAAATAGGCTTTGATGCTTATGCGGTAACGGAAGATATGCCGGATCCGACGTCGAATGCCATTACCGCCATGCTGGATCATCTGCACGCGATGGACGACAGAATGCTGGAAATCTGCAAGGTGCTTGAGGATCGCGAGTTGTGCGGTGATATGAATCCTATCCCCGAGTTGAAAGATGAGGATTTTGCCTCTTTGAAAAGTCGGGAGCAGGCAGAGGCGTAG
- the iscR gene encoding Fe-S cluster assembly transcriptional regulator IscR, translated as MRLTTKGRYAVTAMLDLALHADQGPVALADISERQGISLSYLEQLFSRLRRSELVCSVRGPGGGYRLSRDCEAIYVAQVIDAVNESVDATRCHGDGGCQQGAKCLTHHLWHDLSKQIHEFLGNISLADLVAKREVQNVAVRQDEQQGQDNKSVINSLL; from the coding sequence ATGCGATTGACCACAAAAGGACGCTATGCCGTAACTGCCATGTTGGACCTGGCGCTGCATGCGGATCAGGGGCCGGTAGCCCTTGCTGACATTTCCGAACGTCAGGGTATTTCACTCTCCTATCTGGAGCAGCTGTTCTCTCGCCTGCGCAGAAGCGAGCTGGTGTGCAGCGTGCGCGGGCCGGGTGGGGGTTACCGCCTCAGTCGTGACTGTGAAGCCATTTACGTGGCTCAGGTGATTGATGCGGTGAATGAATCCGTTGATGCAACCCGCTGTCATGGCGACGGTGGTTGTCAGCAGGGTGCCAAGTGCCTGACGCACCATTTATGGCATGACCTGAGCAAACAGATTCACGAGTTTCTTGGCAATATCAGTCTGGCTGATCTTGTCGCAAAAAGAGAAGTTCAAAATGTCGCTGTTCGTCAGGACGAACAGCAGGGCCAGGACAACAAGAGTGTGATTAACAGCCTGCTGTAA
- a CDS encoding IscS subfamily cysteine desulfurase, with protein MKLPIYLDYSATTPVDPRVAEKMSQCLVAEGNFGNPASRSHVFGWKAEEAVEDARRNVADVLGADPREIVWTSGATESDNLAIKGVAHFYAKKGKHIITSRIEHKAVLDTCRQLEREGYEVTYLDPDADGIITPEMVESALRDDTILVSLMHVNNEIGVINDIAAIGEVTRARKVLFHVDAAQSVGKIPLDMNAVKVDLLSVSAHKMYGPKGIGALYVRRKPRVRLEAQLHGGGHERGMRSGTLPTHQIVGLGEACRIAREEMVTDHEHCLSLRQRFLNHFEGMEEVHVNGSLEQRVAGNLNISFAFVEGESLIMALKDVAVSSGSACTSASLEPSYVLRALGLDDELAHSSLRFSFGRFSTPEEVDYAATQVKDAVVKLRELSPLWDMYKDGVDLKSVQWVAH; from the coding sequence ATGAAACTACCAATTTACCTTGACTACTCAGCAACGACACCGGTCGATCCTCGTGTCGCCGAAAAAATGAGTCAGTGCCTGGTTGCTGAAGGTAACTTCGGCAACCCTGCCTCTCGATCGCATGTGTTTGGCTGGAAGGCCGAGGAAGCCGTGGAAGATGCACGTCGCAATGTCGCCGACGTGCTGGGTGCCGACCCCCGCGAAATTGTCTGGACTTCCGGTGCGACCGAGTCAGACAACCTTGCGATTAAAGGTGTTGCTCACTTCTATGCCAAAAAAGGCAAGCACATTATTACCTCCAGAATCGAACACAAAGCGGTTCTGGACACCTGTCGTCAGCTGGAGCGTGAGGGCTATGAAGTCACTTACCTCGATCCGGATGCGGACGGCATTATTACTCCGGAAATGGTGGAATCCGCCCTGCGTGATGACACAATTCTGGTTAGCCTGATGCATGTCAATAACGAGATCGGCGTAATCAACGATATTGCGGCTATTGGTGAAGTCACTCGAGCCCGCAAGGTTCTGTTCCATGTGGATGCTGCCCAGAGTGTGGGTAAAATTCCTCTGGACATGAACGCTGTGAAAGTCGATCTGCTCTCTGTTTCTGCCCACAAAATGTACGGACCCAAAGGTATTGGTGCGTTGTATGTGCGCCGTAAACCCCGTGTGCGTCTGGAAGCCCAGCTTCATGGTGGTGGGCACGAGCGCGGCATGCGTTCCGGCACTTTGCCAACACACCAGATTGTTGGGCTGGGTGAAGCCTGTCGTATTGCCAGAGAAGAAATGGTCACAGACCATGAACATTGCCTGAGCCTGCGTCAGCGTTTCCTGAACCACTTTGAGGGTATGGAAGAAGTACACGTCAATGGCAGTCTGGAGCAGAGAGTGGCTGGTAACCTGAACATCAGCTTCGCTTTTGTGGAAGGTGAATCCCTGATCATGGCGCTGAAAGACGTTGCGGTTTCTTCGGGTTCCGCCTGTACTTCAGCCAGTCTGGAACCTTCTTATGTGTTACGTGCGTTGGGGCTGGATGATGAACTGGCACACAGTTCCCTGCGTTTCAGCTTCGGGCGTTTCTCGACACCCGAGGAAGTGGATTATGCCGCTACCCAGGTGAAGGATGCAGTGGTTAAGCTGCGTGAACTGTCGCCTCTGTGGGACATGTACAAGGACGGCGTTGACCTGAAATCTGTGCAGTGGGTTGCACACTAA
- the iscU gene encoding Fe-S cluster assembly scaffold IscU produces the protein MAYSKKVEDHYENPRNVGKLDDKAENVGTGMVGAPACGDVMRLQIQVSEEGVIEDARFKTYGCGAAIASSSLATEWMKGKTLEEASEIKNTDIAEELALPPVKIHCSVLAEDAIKAAVDDYRSKHDGESAA, from the coding sequence ATGGCTTACAGTAAAAAGGTGGAAGACCATTACGAGAACCCTCGTAATGTCGGCAAGCTTGATGACAAGGCCGAAAATGTCGGCACCGGCATGGTGGGTGCACCCGCCTGTGGCGACGTGATGCGTCTGCAGATTCAGGTGAGTGAGGAAGGGGTGATTGAAGACGCCCGTTTCAAAACTTACGGTTGCGGTGCTGCCATTGCTTCCAGCTCTCTGGCAACAGAGTGGATGAAAGGCAAAACGCTGGAAGAGGCATCCGAGATCAAAAACACCGATATCGCGGAAGAACTGGCACTGCCGCCAGTCAAGATTCACTGCTCGGTACTGGCTGAAGATGCCATTAAAGCGGCAGTGGATGACTATCGTAGTAAACATGACGGTGAATCCGCAGCCTGA
- the iscA gene encoding iron-sulfur cluster assembly protein IscA, which yields MAITMTAAAARHIRDQLKKRGKGVGIKVAVRTSGCSGMAYVLEFVDVKADEDSMFISQDLEIHSDPKSLVYLDGTELDFVKEGLNEGFQFNNPNVASECGCGESFNV from the coding sequence ATGGCGATCACCATGACCGCTGCCGCAGCAAGGCATATCAGGGATCAGTTGAAAAAACGCGGTAAAGGCGTTGGCATCAAGGTGGCTGTTCGTACGTCGGGCTGTTCCGGCATGGCCTACGTGCTGGAATTTGTCGATGTAAAAGCCGACGAAGACAGCATGTTTATCAGTCAGGATCTGGAAATTCATTCTGACCCGAAAAGCCTTGTTTATCTGGACGGTACCGAGCTGGACTTTGTGAAAGAAGGCTTGAACGAAGGTTTCCAGTTTAATAATCCTAACGTCGCCAGTGAGTGCGGCTGCGGTGAAAGCTTCAACGTCTGA
- the hscB gene encoding Fe-S protein assembly co-chaperone HscB, giving the protein MVDISKNYFELFQLPVACQVDLSLLSERYRELQKTVHPDRFAGADDRQQRLAIQYAAYVNEGYETLKSPMTRSLYLLDQAGYKVDLENNTVMDPMFLMEQMELREAISEMRDHADPESELERLVDDVGEGIEALFGTFEQLWLIASEAGTDAPARDDAMKKAQDTVRKMQFMVKLAAELEQLESELLDS; this is encoded by the coding sequence GTGGTTGATATATCGAAGAACTATTTTGAACTGTTTCAGCTTCCTGTTGCCTGTCAGGTTGATCTGTCACTGTTGTCGGAACGGTATCGGGAACTTCAGAAAACCGTACACCCTGATCGTTTTGCCGGTGCTGACGACCGTCAACAGCGACTGGCTATTCAATACGCGGCCTATGTTAACGAAGGCTATGAAACGCTGAAGTCGCCTATGACAAGATCGTTATATCTTTTGGATCAGGCGGGTTATAAGGTTGATCTTGAAAACAATACGGTGATGGATCCGATGTTTCTGATGGAACAGATGGAATTGCGCGAGGCTATATCAGAAATGCGCGATCATGCTGATCCTGAATCAGAACTGGAGCGTCTGGTTGATGACGTGGGTGAAGGGATTGAAGCCCTGTTTGGTACCTTTGAACAGCTGTGGCTGATTGCTAGCGAAGCCGGTACTGATGCGCCCGCCAGAGACGATGCGATGAAAAAGGCACAGGATACTGTACGAAAGATGCAGTTCATGGTTAAGCTTGCGGCTGAACTGGAACAGCTGGAATCCGAGCTGCTTGATAGCTAA
- the hscA gene encoding Fe-S protein assembly chaperone HscA, translating into MALLQISEPGQTPEPHQRKRAVGIDLGTTNSLVASVRSGNADTLPDHQGEHILPSVVHYGEQGVTVGQQAEQHMISDALDTIVSVKRLMGRGLHDLSTLGGVMPYRFVESESQMPLIETRRGAVSPVEVSAEILRSLAVRATETLGGELDGAVITVPAYFDESQRQATKDAAKLAGLNVYRLLNEPTAAAVAYGLDQGGEGLIAVYDLGGGTFDISILRLQKGVFEVLATGGDTALGGDDFDKAVAGWMLAQAGVNESTLTNEQHRQIMLEGRRAKEALTDHESVDVSFNGWSGVLTTQPFNALADELIDRTLRAFKRALRDAGFKAKDIEAVVMVGGSTRMPRVRSRIADFAKKQPLTSIDPDRVVAVGAALQADVLAGNKSGDDMLLLDVIPLSLGLETMGGLMEKVVHRNTTIPVARAQEFTTYKDGQTAMAINVFQGERELIKDNRSLARFELRGIPALPAGGAKIRVTFQVDADGLLGVSAEEMSTGVKSSIQVKPSYGLTDDEIARMLKDSYSHAVDDRNSRRLLEQQVEADRLLEALVAAMQADGEALLNEEEYRSVLADMEQLKATRQGDDADAITREIERVSKATEEFAARRMNQGIRKALSGHSIDDFEES; encoded by the coding sequence ATGGCATTACTACAGATTTCCGAACCGGGGCAAACGCCTGAACCGCACCAGCGTAAAAGGGCGGTGGGTATTGACCTGGGTACAACCAATTCCTTGGTGGCGTCGGTGCGTTCTGGCAACGCGGATACGCTGCCTGATCATCAGGGTGAACATATACTGCCTTCTGTCGTGCATTACGGGGAGCAGGGTGTCACTGTTGGTCAGCAGGCTGAGCAACATATGATCAGCGATGCACTGGATACCATTGTTTCCGTCAAGCGTCTTATGGGGCGAGGGTTGCACGATCTATCGACTCTGGGTGGTGTGATGCCATACCGTTTTGTCGAGTCTGAAAGTCAGATGCCTCTGATTGAAACTCGCCGCGGTGCAGTCAGTCCGGTGGAAGTTTCTGCTGAAATTTTGCGTTCCCTGGCAGTGCGTGCCACTGAAACGCTGGGGGGCGAGCTGGACGGAGCTGTGATTACCGTACCGGCCTATTTTGATGAATCCCAGCGACAGGCGACGAAAGACGCGGCTAAGCTGGCAGGTCTTAATGTTTATCGCCTGTTGAATGAGCCAACGGCGGCGGCTGTCGCTTATGGACTGGATCAGGGTGGTGAAGGTCTGATTGCTGTTTACGACCTTGGTGGCGGCACGTTTGATATTTCCATTCTGCGTCTGCAAAAAGGTGTGTTCGAAGTATTGGCAACCGGTGGTGATACAGCGCTTGGGGGCGATGATTTCGATAAAGCGGTTGCAGGCTGGATGTTGGCTCAGGCTGGTGTGAATGAATCCACCCTGACGAATGAACAGCATCGTCAGATTATGCTGGAAGGTCGCCGTGCTAAAGAAGCATTGACTGATCATGAAAGCGTGGATGTGTCGTTTAATGGCTGGTCTGGTGTGTTAACCACACAACCGTTTAATGCGCTGGCTGACGAGCTGATTGACCGAACCCTGCGAGCGTTCAAACGCGCACTGAGAGATGCAGGCTTTAAAGCCAAAGATATTGAAGCGGTGGTGATGGTCGGCGGTTCGACCCGAATGCCACGGGTTCGCTCGCGTATTGCCGATTTTGCCAAAAAGCAACCGTTGACGTCTATTGATCCGGATCGTGTTGTGGCCGTCGGTGCTGCTCTGCAGGCGGACGTGTTGGCGGGGAATAAGTCAGGCGACGATATGTTGTTGCTGGATGTTATTCCACTGTCGCTGGGTCTGGAAACCATGGGCGGCCTGATGGAAAAGGTGGTTCATCGCAATACCACCATTCCGGTTGCCAGAGCTCAGGAGTTTACCACTTATAAAGACGGTCAGACGGCAATGGCCATTAACGTCTTTCAGGGTGAGCGAGAGCTGATTAAGGATAACCGTTCTCTGGCGCGCTTTGAGCTTCGTGGCATTCCGGCACTGCCTGCCGGTGGTGCTAAAATTCGTGTCACTTTCCAGGTCGATGCAGACGGCTTGCTGGGTGTGTCGGCGGAAGAAATGTCTACCGGTGTCAAAAGCAGTATTCAGGTGAAGCCGTCCTATGGCCTCACGGATGATGAAATTGCCCGTATGCTCAAAGACTCTTATTCTCATGCGGTGGATGATCGAAACAGTCGCCGTTTGCTGGAGCAGCAGGTCGAGGCGGACCGTCTGTTGGAGGCTCTGGTAGCCGCCATGCAGGCGGATGGTGAAGCCCTCTTGAATGAAGAAGAATACCGGTCTGTTCTGGCAGATATGGAGCAGCTGAAAGCGACCCGTCAGGGTGACGATGCTGACGCCATTACCCGCGAGATTGAACGGGTGAGCAAGGCGACGGAAGAATTTGCCGCGCGTCGTATGAATCAGGGTATCCGCAAGGCCCTGTCCGGCCATAGTATTGATGACTTTGAGGAGTCCTGA
- the fdx gene encoding ISC system 2Fe-2S type ferredoxin — protein MPQIVFLPHDELCPEGAVVEAEAGVSVLDVALQNNIEIEHACEKSCACTTCHVIVREGFDSLEESDELEDDLLDKAWGLEPESRLSCQAVVADEDLVVDIPKYTINQVSERH, from the coding sequence ATGCCTCAGATTGTATTTCTGCCCCACGATGAACTCTGCCCGGAAGGAGCGGTGGTTGAAGCTGAAGCCGGTGTGTCGGTGCTGGATGTTGCTCTGCAGAATAACATCGAGATTGAGCACGCCTGTGAAAAATCCTGTGCCTGTACCACCTGTCATGTCATTGTTCGGGAAGGGTTTGACAGCCTCGAAGAGTCCGACGAGCTGGAAGACGACTTGCTGGATAAGGCATGGGGTCTTGAGCCAGAGTCCCGACTGAGTTGTCAGGCCGTGGTCGCGGATGAAGATCTGGTGGTTGATATTCCCAAGTACACCATTAATCAGGTTTCCGAGCGTCATTAA
- the iscX gene encoding Fe-S cluster assembly protein IscX has protein sequence MSLKWTDIYDIAIELSEAYPDTDPQYVNFVDLRNWVLALENFDDDPEHCGEKVLEAIQMAWIEEIG, from the coding sequence ATGAGTCTGAAGTGGACCGATATTTACGATATTGCCATTGAGCTATCGGAAGCTTATCCGGACACCGATCCGCAGTATGTCAATTTTGTTGACCTGCGCAACTGGGTTCTGGCGCTGGAAAACTTTGATGATGACCCTGAGCACTGCGGTGAAAAGGTGCTGGAGGCGATTCAGATGGCCTGGATTGAAGAAATCGGTTAA
- the ndk gene encoding nucleoside-diphosphate kinase: protein MAVERTLSIIKPDAVAKNIIGKIYKRFEKAGLKIVGSRMIHLSQEKAEGFYAEHKERPFFPDLVAFMTSGPVVVSVLEGDNAVALHRELMGATNPAEAAPGTIRADFAQTIDENAVHGSDSPTSAAREIDYFFDEAELCPRTR, encoded by the coding sequence ATGGCCGTAGAACGCACTTTGTCGATTATTAAGCCGGACGCTGTTGCCAAGAATATAATCGGTAAAATATACAAGCGCTTTGAAAAAGCGGGTCTGAAAATCGTTGGCTCAAGGATGATCCATTTGAGTCAGGAGAAAGCAGAAGGCTTTTATGCAGAACATAAAGAACGGCCATTTTTCCCTGATCTGGTGGCCTTTATGACGTCGGGCCCTGTGGTGGTCTCTGTTCTGGAAGGGGACAATGCAGTGGCTCTGCACAGAGAGCTGATGGGCGCAACCAACCCGGCTGAAGCGGCACCAGGAACCATTCGTGCGGATTTTGCTCAAACCATTGACGAAAACGCCGTACACGGTTCGGACTCTCCAACATCAGCAGCTCGGGAGATTGATTATTTCTTTGATGAAGCGGAACTCTGTCCGCGAACGAGATGA